The proteins below are encoded in one region of Segatella copri:
- the topA gene encoding type I DNA topoisomerase, which yields MQENLVIVESPAKAKKIEEFLGKDYKVMSSYGHIRDLKKKELSINEKTMEPDYEIPEEKKKLVTELKTNAKKAKKIWLASDEDREGEAISWHLCEVLGLDEEKTNRIVFHEITKQAILDAIKNPRHLDMNLVNAQQARRVLDRLVGFKLSPILWRKVKPALSAGRVQSVAVRLIVEREREIQKFQSVPYYRVTAIFALISDSGNATEVKAELDQRFNTHEEVEAFLEKCKDAKFMVESVTKKPLKRSPAPPFTTSTLQQEAARKLGFTVVQTMMIAQKLYESGRITYMRTDSVNLSTLCSNASKDEIIREYGKEYSQTRAYHTSSKGAQEAHEAIRPTYMNEPTIEGTAQEKRLYELIWKRTIASQMADAQLEKTTININIGNTSEKFVATGEVVSFDGFLKVYLESTDDEEHAEDSSHILPALKEGDELQRREILATEKYSLAPARYTEASLVKKLEDLGIGRPSTYAPTISTIQQRQYVVKGDKTGEERTFTIDSLKGIKITQKLKKEMAGSEKGKLLPTDIGIVVNDFLMENFPNIMNYNFTADVEKKFDDIAEGKTEWTNWMKDFDKGFEPEVKEVLEARNQHKAGERNLGNDPKTGKPVFVKIGRFGPVVQIGSAEDKDKPQFAQLPSDKSIETITLEEALELFKLPRELGDYEGITVTVGSGRYGPYILHNRKYVSIPKEDDPLTITLDRAIELIKEKREAEEKRHLKVFDEDDKMEILNGKYGPYIAYDGKNYRIPKAKHESAEELTYEECMEIIKAAPEPKARGRKKS from the coding sequence ATGCAAGAGAATTTAGTAATCGTCGAGAGCCCTGCGAAGGCTAAAAAGATCGAAGAGTTTTTAGGTAAGGACTATAAGGTTATGTCTTCTTACGGTCATATCCGTGACCTGAAGAAGAAGGAACTTAGTATAAACGAGAAAACCATGGAACCTGATTATGAGATTCCAGAGGAAAAGAAAAAACTCGTTACAGAATTGAAAACGAATGCGAAGAAAGCCAAGAAAATCTGGTTAGCATCCGATGAGGACCGCGAGGGAGAAGCCATCAGCTGGCACCTTTGCGAAGTACTGGGATTGGATGAGGAGAAGACAAACCGTATTGTCTTCCACGAGATTACCAAACAGGCTATTCTTGACGCAATCAAGAACCCACGCCATCTGGACATGAACCTGGTGAATGCCCAGCAGGCTCGTCGTGTACTCGACCGACTGGTAGGTTTCAAGCTTTCTCCTATCTTGTGGAGAAAGGTTAAGCCAGCCCTTTCTGCAGGTCGTGTACAGAGTGTTGCTGTCCGTCTGATAGTAGAACGTGAGCGTGAAATCCAGAAGTTCCAGAGTGTTCCATACTATCGCGTTACCGCTATTTTCGCCCTGATCAGCGACAGCGGCAATGCAACAGAGGTAAAGGCAGAACTGGACCAGCGTTTCAATACCCACGAAGAGGTTGAAGCTTTCCTTGAGAAGTGTAAAGACGCTAAGTTTATGGTTGAATCTGTAACCAAGAAGCCTTTAAAGCGTTCTCCTGCACCACCTTTCACTACTTCTACTCTGCAACAGGAGGCAGCACGCAAGCTTGGTTTCACCGTTGTACAGACCATGATGATAGCCCAGAAACTTTACGAAAGCGGACGCATCACTTACATGCGAACCGATAGCGTAAACCTCTCTACGCTCTGTTCCAACGCCAGCAAAGATGAGATTATCAGAGAATATGGCAAGGAATACAGCCAGACTCGTGCCTACCACACCAGTTCAAAGGGTGCACAGGAAGCGCACGAGGCTATCCGTCCTACATATATGAATGAACCAACCATCGAAGGAACCGCTCAGGAGAAGCGCCTTTACGAACTCATTTGGAAGCGTACCATCGCATCTCAGATGGCTGACGCACAACTCGAAAAGACAACCATCAACATCAATATCGGCAACACAAGCGAAAAGTTTGTTGCTACTGGCGAGGTTGTTTCATTCGATGGTTTCCTCAAGGTTTATCTTGAGTCAACCGACGATGAAGAGCATGCTGAGGATTCTTCCCACATTCTTCCTGCCCTGAAAGAAGGCGATGAATTGCAGCGCAGAGAAATCCTTGCTACAGAGAAGTATTCTCTGGCTCCTGCAAGATACACCGAGGCCAGTCTGGTGAAGAAACTGGAAGATCTCGGCATCGGCCGTCCATCTACTTATGCTCCAACCATCAGTACCATCCAGCAGCGTCAATACGTGGTAAAGGGTGACAAGACGGGTGAAGAGCGCACATTTACCATAGATTCTCTGAAGGGCATCAAGATAACCCAGAAGTTGAAGAAAGAGATGGCAGGATCTGAAAAGGGCAAACTTCTGCCTACTGATATCGGCATCGTAGTAAACGATTTCCTGATGGAGAACTTCCCGAACATCATGAACTACAACTTTACGGCAGACGTAGAGAAGAAGTTTGATGATATTGCAGAAGGAAAGACCGAATGGACCAACTGGATGAAGGATTTCGACAAGGGCTTTGAGCCTGAAGTGAAGGAAGTCCTGGAAGCCCGCAACCAGCACAAAGCCGGCGAGCGCAATCTCGGAAATGATCCAAAGACAGGAAAGCCAGTATTCGTCAAGATTGGCCGTTTTGGACCAGTGGTACAGATTGGTTCTGCTGAGGATAAGGACAAGCCTCAGTTTGCCCAGTTGCCATCAGACAAGAGCATAGAAACCATCACCCTGGAAGAGGCTTTGGAACTCTTCAAGCTGCCAAGAGAACTCGGTGATTATGAAGGAATTACTGTAACAGTTGGCTCTGGTCGCTACGGCCCTTACATCCTCCATAACCGCAAGTATGTTTCTATTCCAAAGGAGGATGATCCGCTGACCATCACACTGGACAGAGCCATCGAACTGATCAAGGAAAAGCGCGAAGCCGAAGAGAAGCGTCATCTCAAAGTCTTCGATGAGGACGATAAGATGGAAATTCTCAATGGCAAGTATGGTCCATACATTGCTTACGACGGCAAGAATTACCGCATTCCAAAGGCAAAACATGAGAGTGCAGAGGAGCTTACATACGAGGAGTGTATGGAAATTATCAAAGCTGCTCCAGAACCAAAGGCTAGAGGCAGAAAGAAATCATAA
- the speA gene encoding biosynthetic arginine decarboxylase, whose product MKKWTIEDSKELYNICGWGTSYFGINDKGDVYVTPCKDNTQIDLRDIMDELALRDINAPVLLRFPDILDNRIEKTASCFQKAKEEYGYKGENFVIYPIKVNQMQPVVEEIISHGKKFNLGLEAGSKPELHAVIAVQAQSDSLIICNGYKDESYIELALLAQKMGKRIFIVVEKLNELDIIEKVAKKLNVKPNIGIRIKLASSGSGKWAESGGDASKFGLTSAELLTALKKIDEMGFHDCLRLIHFHIGSQITKIRRIQTALREAAQFYISLHKMGYNVDFVDCGGGLGVDYDGTRSSSSESSVNYSIQEYVNDCVYTFVDAANKSNIEHPNLITESGRSLSAHHSVLVIDVLETASLPEMPEEFEAKETDHQLVKDLYEIWDNLNPRNMLEDWHDAEQIREEALQLFSHGIVDLKTRAEIEAMYWSVCHEINNLAKHMKHVPEELRGLDKILADKYFCNFSLFQSLPDSWAIDQLFPIMPIQRLNERPTRNATLQDITCDSDGKIANFVTDGHIGNVLPLHPLKKNEPYYLGVFLVGAYQEILGDMHNLFGDTNAAHISVKDGKYSIDQIFDGETVEEVLDYVQYNPKKLVRQLEQWVTKSVKEGKISLDEGKEFLGTYRNGLFGYTYLQ is encoded by the coding sequence ATGAAGAAATGGACTATTGAAGACTCGAAGGAGCTCTACAACATCTGTGGTTGGGGTACTTCTTACTTTGGCATCAACGACAAGGGTGATGTCTATGTAACTCCATGCAAGGACAACACACAGATAGACCTGCGCGACATCATGGACGAGTTGGCATTACGCGACATCAACGCTCCCGTACTGCTCCGTTTCCCAGACATCCTCGACAACCGCATCGAGAAGACAGCCAGCTGTTTTCAAAAGGCAAAGGAAGAGTATGGATACAAGGGAGAAAACTTTGTCATCTATCCTATTAAGGTGAACCAGATGCAGCCGGTCGTTGAGGAGATTATCTCTCACGGCAAGAAGTTCAACCTCGGACTGGAGGCTGGCTCTAAGCCTGAACTCCACGCCGTCATCGCCGTACAGGCACAGAGCGACTCGCTCATCATCTGCAACGGCTACAAGGACGAGAGCTACATCGAACTTGCCTTGCTGGCTCAGAAGATGGGCAAGCGCATCTTTATCGTAGTAGAAAAGCTCAATGAGCTGGATATCATCGAAAAGGTAGCCAAAAAGCTCAACGTAAAGCCAAACATCGGTATCCGCATTAAACTGGCTTCTTCAGGTTCAGGCAAATGGGCTGAAAGCGGCGGCGATGCATCTAAGTTCGGTTTGACCAGCGCAGAACTGCTCACAGCCCTCAAGAAGATAGACGAGATGGGATTCCACGACTGTCTGCGCCTTATCCACTTCCATATCGGAAGTCAGATTACCAAGATTCGCCGCATTCAGACTGCTCTCCGTGAGGCAGCCCAGTTCTATATTAGCCTCCACAAGATGGGCTACAATGTAGATTTCGTAGATTGCGGTGGCGGACTCGGTGTAGATTACGATGGCACCCGCTCTTCAAGCAGCGAGAGTTCCGTAAACTACTCTATCCAGGAGTATGTGAACGACTGTGTCTATACATTCGTAGATGCAGCCAACAAGAGCAATATCGAGCACCCTAACCTCATCACCGAGAGCGGCCGCTCGCTCTCTGCCCATCATTCTGTCCTGGTCATCGATGTCTTGGAGACAGCTTCCCTGCCAGAAATGCCAGAGGAGTTTGAGGCGAAGGAGACTGACCACCAGCTGGTGAAGGATCTTTATGAGATATGGGACAACCTGAATCCTCGCAACATGCTGGAAGACTGGCATGATGCCGAACAGATTCGCGAAGAGGCCTTGCAGCTCTTCTCTCACGGCATCGTAGATCTGAAGACCCGTGCAGAGATTGAGGCAATGTACTGGAGCGTGTGCCACGAGATCAACAATCTTGCCAAGCACATGAAGCATGTACCTGAGGAGCTCAGAGGATTGGATAAGATTCTTGCCGACAAGTATTTCTGCAACTTCTCTCTGTTCCAGAGCCTGCCAGACAGTTGGGCTATCGACCAGCTCTTCCCTATCATGCCTATCCAGCGTCTGAACGAGCGTCCTACCCGCAACGCTACCTTGCAGGACATCACCTGCGACAGCGACGGAAAGATTGCCAACTTCGTTACCGACGGACATATCGGCAACGTTCTTCCTCTTCATCCATTGAAGAAGAACGAGCCATATTATCTCGGTGTATTCCTCGTTGGTGCCTACCAGGAGATTCTGGGCGACATGCACAATCTCTTCGGCGACACCAATGCTGCCCACATCTCTGTAAAGGACGGCAAATATAGCATCGACCAGATATTCGACGGCGAGACCGTAGAGGAGGTATTGGATTACGTACAGTACAATCCGAAGAAGCTCGTCCGCCAGTTGGAGCAGTGGGTAACCAAGAGTGTGAAGGAAGGCAAGATTTCGCTCGATGAGGGCAAGGAATTCCTGGGCACCTATAGAAATGGTCTCTTCGGATACACATATCTTCAGTAA
- a CDS encoding pyruvate ferredoxin oxidoreductase, protein MDYKYINQLLDRYWKGETSLEEEEILRAFFSQDELPAELKPYQALFSYEMGEAKQEALGDDFDQKMMAMIEDEYTKKPNKAKVVSLTERLKPLFKAAAVVAIILTLGNAVQVPFQNNGNDSVENVGYIKSGKGVSVAMGDSASVDSMQRTGIDQVSTPTTSPTLLK, encoded by the coding sequence ATGGATTATAAGTACATCAACCAACTTTTGGATCGCTACTGGAAGGGCGAGACTTCTCTCGAAGAAGAGGAGATACTCCGCGCATTCTTCAGCCAGGACGAGTTGCCTGCCGAGCTGAAGCCATACCAAGCGCTCTTCTCTTACGAGATGGGCGAGGCTAAGCAAGAGGCGCTGGGTGATGACTTCGACCAGAAGATGATGGCGATGATTGAGGATGAATACACCAAGAAGCCTAACAAGGCAAAGGTCGTTTCATTGACAGAGCGCTTGAAGCCTCTCTTCAAGGCTGCTGCCGTGGTAGCTATCATCCTGACATTGGGCAATGCAGTTCAGGTTCCTTTCCAGAACAATGGCAATGATTCTGTTGAAAACGTAGGATACATCAAGAGTGGCAAGGGCGTGTCCGTAGCCATGGGAGATTCTGCTTCGGTTGATTCTATGCAACGCACAGGCATCGATCAGGTAAGCACTCCAACAACGTCTCCAACGTTATTAAAGTAG
- a CDS encoding shikimate kinase codes for MKSIIIIGYMGAGKTTVGKALAKDLGVMFYDLDWYIESRMRKTVKQIFDEVGEEGFRKIEHNMLHEVAEFENVVVSCGGGTPCFFDNMDYMNQLGETFYLKASPETLHAHLKMGKGVRPLLLNKTPEEVDRFIHEQLKLREPYYEKAKHIIDINVMDNYDKINAIVQQIRDLLNI; via the coding sequence ATGAAGTCAATCATCATCATAGGATACATGGGCGCCGGCAAGACAACGGTCGGCAAAGCCCTCGCCAAAGACCTTGGCGTTATGTTCTACGATCTCGACTGGTATATCGAGAGCCGAATGCGCAAGACCGTTAAACAGATCTTCGACGAAGTTGGAGAAGAGGGATTTCGCAAGATAGAGCACAATATGCTACACGAAGTGGCAGAGTTTGAAAATGTAGTGGTAAGTTGCGGAGGAGGAACACCATGTTTCTTCGATAATATGGACTACATGAACCAACTTGGCGAAACGTTTTACCTGAAGGCATCTCCAGAAACCCTTCACGCTCATCTGAAGATGGGCAAAGGCGTACGCCCTCTGCTGCTCAACAAAACACCGGAAGAGGTAGACAGGTTTATCCATGAGCAGCTGAAACTTCGAGAGCCTTACTACGAGAAGGCAAAACACATCATTGATATCAACGTGATGGACAATTATGATAAAATCAACGCTATTGTTCAGCAGATCAGAGACCTGCTGAACATATAG
- the argB gene encoding acetylglutamate kinase — MEKVTVVKVGGAIVEDSEQLAQLLKDFAAIPGKKVLVHGGGRRATKVAAALGIESKMVNGRRITDADMLEVVTMVYGGLVNKNLVAKLQANGVNALGLTGADMDVIHSHKRPLKDGIDFGFVGDVERANGKMLQTLINEGITPVMAPLTHDGKGNILNTNADTIASETAKALAPYYDVTLIYSFEKKGVLSNPEDDDSVIPVITHADFERYKADGTVAGGMIPKLENALAAINAGVKEVIITLATAIDGKHGTVIK, encoded by the coding sequence ATGGAAAAAGTAACAGTAGTAAAGGTAGGCGGTGCCATCGTTGAAGACAGCGAGCAGCTGGCACAGCTCTTGAAGGATTTCGCAGCCATTCCTGGCAAGAAAGTATTGGTACATGGCGGTGGCCGCCGTGCCACTAAGGTAGCCGCAGCCCTCGGCATCGAGAGCAAGATGGTGAACGGCCGCCGTATCACCGATGCAGACATGCTGGAAGTGGTAACAATGGTTTATGGCGGTCTGGTCAACAAGAACCTGGTTGCCAAACTCCAGGCTAACGGCGTGAATGCTCTCGGTCTGACCGGTGCTGATATGGACGTAATCCACAGTCACAAGCGTCCGTTGAAGGACGGTATCGACTTCGGATTCGTGGGCGATGTAGAGCGTGCCAACGGCAAGATGCTCCAGACCCTTATTAATGAAGGCATTACTCCAGTGATGGCCCCATTGACCCATGACGGCAAGGGCAATATCCTCAACACCAATGCCGACACTATAGCCAGCGAGACTGCCAAGGCTCTGGCTCCTTACTACGATGTGACATTGATATATAGTTTTGAAAAGAAAGGCGTGCTCAGTAATCCTGAGGATGACGACAGCGTGATTCCTGTGATTACCCATGCCGATTTTGAGAGATATAAAGCAGATGGTACCGTGGCAGGCGGCATGATTCCTAAGTTGGAGAATGCCCTTGCAGCCATCAATGCTGGTGTGAAAGAGGTGATTATCACCCTTGCTACCGCCATCGACGGAAAGCACGGAACGGTGATTAAGTGA
- a CDS encoding NUDIX hydrolase, giving the protein MSHVLDKFQFCPVCGSNHFEINNIKSKKCKDCGFSYYLNPSSATVALILNSKEELLAVRRKKDPAKGALDLPGGFVDMDETGEEGMAREVKEETGLDATEVKYQFSYPNLYLYSGFMVHTLDMFYEVKVKDDTHIEAMDDAEESFWIPLSRLNPDEFAFDSIRKGLHRYLETKLG; this is encoded by the coding sequence ATGAGTCACGTATTAGATAAGTTTCAGTTTTGCCCGGTTTGCGGCTCTAATCATTTCGAAATCAACAACATCAAGAGCAAGAAGTGTAAGGACTGCGGATTCTCTTATTACCTCAATCCAAGCAGTGCTACGGTAGCTCTCATACTCAACAGTAAGGAAGAGCTCCTGGCAGTAAGGCGCAAGAAAGACCCAGCCAAGGGGGCACTCGATTTGCCAGGCGGTTTTGTTGACATGGATGAAACAGGTGAAGAAGGTATGGCAAGAGAGGTAAAAGAGGAAACCGGACTGGATGCAACTGAGGTTAAGTATCAGTTCAGCTACCCAAATCTCTACCTTTACTCAGGTTTCATGGTTCATACCCTCGATATGTTCTATGAAGTGAAGGTGAAAGACGACACTCATATAGAAGCAATGGACGATGCAGAAGAATCATTCTGGATACCATTGAGCAGACTCAATCCTGATGAGTTTGCATTCGATTCCATACGCAAGGGGCTCCATCGTTATTTGGAAACAAAATTGGGGTAA
- a CDS encoding RNA polymerase sigma factor — translation MKEISFQNDVLPLKNKLFRLALRITLNREEAEDVVQDTLIKVWNARDRWQELDSIEAYSLTIARNLSLDRIKKMENQNDSLEEQNTERLDENTSTPSERMIQKDKLNIVKNIIDELPEKQRSCLQLRDIEGKSYKEIADILSITEDQVKVNIFRARQTVKQRFQQFDRYGL, via the coding sequence ATGAAAGAAATCAGTTTCCAGAACGATGTTTTGCCGCTGAAGAACAAACTCTTTAGGCTGGCCCTTCGCATTACTCTCAACCGGGAGGAAGCGGAAGACGTTGTGCAGGATACGCTGATTAAGGTCTGGAACGCCCGCGACAGATGGCAGGAGCTTGACTCCATCGAGGCATACAGCCTCACCATCGCCCGCAACCTCTCGCTCGACCGCATCAAGAAGATGGAAAATCAGAATGATTCGTTGGAAGAGCAGAATACAGAAAGGTTAGACGAAAACACTTCCACCCCCTCCGAAAGGATGATTCAGAAAGACAAACTGAACATCGTAAAGAATATTATCGACGAGTTGCCTGAAAAGCAGCGCAGCTGTCTGCAGCTTCGAGATATCGAAGGAAAATCCTACAAGGAGATAGCAGACATCCTCAGCATCACGGAAGACCAGGTCAAAGTGAACATCTTCAGGGCTCGTCAAACAGTCAAACAAAGATTTCAACAATTCGACAGATATGGATTATAA
- a CDS encoding sialate O-acetylesterase — protein MNKKFLAMAALALITTGAQAKVKLPHILGDNMILLQNTEASLWGWDKPGTTVEVTTSWSGQKYSAKTGKDGKWAIKVQTPKASYTPLSITFDDGEKTTLNNVLAGEVWVCAGQSNMEMPVKGFGNCPVEGYNKAVLEANQYKGVHYVKIPSVMSSKPLDDANCEWKEVNPETVGDASATGYFFAQVINKTLDIPVGLVMANKGGSRVESWLDRDYLKKNTKEDLDSAKMTKSPKFKWDFLYPLLWGNGTFHPILNYSVKGILFYQGCSNVGDPDGQYTKRLADLVAQWRRDFKQGELPFYFVQIAPYHNGDVNGDWGPKLREQQFNAAKVIPNSGIVCTEDLVYPYEVEQIHPCQKQPVGERLALQALSKTYGMKGLFSESMTFKEMKIVGDTVKVHFDNTYGAYNRFEGIEGFEVAGEDKVFHKATAKHFWQEGNDPWNECVIVTSPEVKKPVALRYCFRNFQLGNMANAGNLPLFPFRTDNW, from the coding sequence ATGAATAAGAAATTTTTAGCAATGGCAGCCTTGGCACTTATCACAACAGGAGCGCAGGCTAAAGTAAAGTTGCCACACATCTTGGGTGACAACATGATTTTACTGCAAAACACAGAGGCTAGCCTCTGGGGATGGGACAAACCAGGAACCACAGTAGAGGTAACCACCTCATGGTCTGGGCAGAAATATTCTGCCAAGACCGGAAAGGATGGCAAATGGGCTATCAAAGTACAAACCCCGAAGGCGAGCTACACCCCACTCTCCATCACTTTCGATGATGGCGAAAAGACCACTCTCAACAATGTGCTGGCAGGAGAAGTATGGGTTTGTGCAGGTCAGAGCAACATGGAGATGCCTGTAAAAGGATTCGGCAACTGCCCTGTAGAAGGTTACAACAAGGCGGTGCTCGAAGCAAACCAGTACAAAGGCGTACATTACGTAAAGATTCCTAGCGTAATGAGCAGTAAGCCGTTAGATGATGCCAACTGCGAATGGAAGGAGGTTAACCCGGAAACCGTAGGCGATGCATCTGCTACAGGATACTTCTTTGCACAGGTTATAAACAAGACTCTTGATATTCCGGTAGGTCTGGTCATGGCAAACAAGGGTGGAAGCCGTGTAGAAAGCTGGCTCGACCGCGACTACCTGAAGAAGAACACCAAGGAAGATCTCGACTCTGCAAAGATGACCAAGAGCCCTAAGTTTAAGTGGGATTTCCTCTACCCTCTTCTCTGGGGTAACGGAACTTTCCACCCTATCCTCAACTATAGCGTAAAGGGTATTCTCTTCTATCAGGGATGTTCGAACGTGGGCGACCCGGACGGCCAGTATACCAAACGTCTTGCCGACCTCGTTGCCCAGTGGCGCAGAGACTTCAAGCAGGGCGAACTGCCATTCTATTTCGTACAGATTGCACCTTATCATAATGGCGACGTAAATGGCGATTGGGGACCTAAGCTCCGTGAACAGCAGTTCAATGCAGCCAAGGTGATTCCAAACAGCGGCATCGTCTGTACCGAAGACCTGGTTTACCCATACGAGGTTGAGCAGATTCATCCATGTCAGAAACAGCCTGTAGGCGAACGTCTTGCACTCCAGGCACTCAGCAAGACCTATGGCATGAAGGGACTCTTCAGCGAGAGCATGACCTTCAAGGAGATGAAGATTGTTGGGGACACCGTGAAAGTTCACTTCGACAATACCTACGGAGCCTACAACCGCTTTGAAGGTATCGAAGGTTTCGAAGTTGCAGGCGAGGATAAGGTATTCCATAAGGCTACAGCCAAGCACTTCTGGCAGGAAGGCAACGATCCTTGGAATGAGTGCGTCATCGTAACCAGTCCTGAGGTAAAGAAACCAGTAGCCCTTCGCTACTGTTTCCGCAACTTCCAGCTCGGCAATATGGCAAATGCAGGCAACCTGCCTCTCTTCCCATTCCGTACAGATAATTGGTAA
- a CDS encoding TlpA disulfide reductase family protein: MKITRLFSVAAIMVAALALTSCNNKKFHINGNITEAQDSMLYLENISLNGPVKIDSVKLGEDGAFAFDEAAMDSVTPEFYRLRIANQTINLSIDSTETVKVKAAYPQMSFKYEVEGSENCNKIKELSLKQMTLQSNINGLVKDPNIGNDSIESIVGRMLQAYKQDIKTNYIFKEPMKAYAYYALFQTVQLGNVNTLIFNPRNNKDDVKVFAAVATSWDTYYPGAERGKNLHNIAIEGMKDIRIIENQMAQQQIEASKVSVNGCIELALQDNKGQVRRLSDLKGKVVLLDFHLFASKESTKRIMMLRELYNKYHAAGLEIYQVSVDPDEHFWKTSTAAIPWICVRDEDGIQGKSLALYNVQSIPTFFLIDRTNTLQARDAQIKDIEAAIKNLL, translated from the coding sequence ATGAAGATAACTAGACTCTTTTCAGTGGCAGCGATTATGGTAGCTGCACTGGCTTTGACTTCTTGTAACAACAAGAAATTCCACATCAACGGCAATATCACAGAGGCTCAGGACTCTATGCTCTATCTGGAGAACATCAGCCTGAACGGTCCTGTGAAAATCGACTCTGTGAAACTGGGCGAGGATGGTGCCTTTGCCTTCGACGAGGCTGCCATGGACTCTGTTACCCCAGAGTTCTACCGCTTACGCATCGCCAATCAAACCATCAATCTTTCCATCGATTCTACAGAAACCGTCAAGGTAAAGGCGGCTTATCCGCAGATGAGCTTCAAATACGAAGTGGAAGGTTCTGAAAACTGCAACAAGATCAAGGAGTTGTCTCTTAAGCAGATGACTCTCCAGAGCAATATCAACGGGCTCGTGAAAGATCCTAACATCGGCAACGATTCTATCGAATCCATCGTAGGCCGCATGCTCCAGGCTTACAAACAGGACATCAAGACCAACTACATCTTCAAGGAGCCAATGAAGGCATACGCTTACTATGCGCTCTTCCAAACGGTACAGTTGGGCAATGTGAATACACTTATCTTCAACCCTCGCAACAACAAAGACGACGTGAAGGTATTTGCTGCTGTAGCAACCAGTTGGGATACCTACTATCCTGGCGCTGAGCGTGGCAAGAACCTCCACAATATCGCCATCGAGGGAATGAAGGACATCCGCATCATCGAGAACCAGATGGCACAGCAGCAGATTGAGGCCAGCAAGGTGAGCGTAAACGGATGCATCGAACTTGCACTTCAGGACAACAAGGGACAGGTACGCCGTCTCTCCGACCTCAAGGGCAAGGTGGTACTGCTCGACTTCCATCTCTTCGCCAGCAAAGAGAGCACCAAGCGCATCATGATGTTGCGTGAACTCTACAACAAGTATCATGCTGCCGGACTGGAGATTTATCAGGTATCAGTAGACCCTGACGAGCACTTCTGGAAGACCTCTACCGCTGCCATCCCTTGGATTTGCGTACGCGATGAAGATGGCATTCAGGGCAAGAGTCTGGCTCTCTACAATGTCCAGAGCATTCCTACCTTCTTCCTGATTGACCGCACCAACACCCTGCAGGCACGTGATGCACAGATTAAGGACATAGAGGCAGCCATCAAGAACCTTCTTTAA